A window of Sebaldella sp. S0638 contains these coding sequences:
- a CDS encoding DUF6882 domain-containing protein has product MFNFLKKGNKDKSQSGFQELFEKYAAISAEKQENLIELIGDKAWSADMIEGTLTFDKELVFPAQILGSVSHVNNTWLWIWANKNAEYSEKIAILANNLKEYGNQYSISELSSPSFDILENDSHKLGTIAVGLYDYSFYYIADYGNGAAIFAVDSTEINKNMRNNPENVLKIFPKLISIFEMNHRNAFKHYLLAKGFSISENNCNISGEHGDFSLKAEFDELGRLTKLGADKV; this is encoded by the coding sequence ATGTTTAATTTTTTAAAAAAAGGAAATAAAGATAAATCACAAAGTGGTTTTCAGGAACTTTTTGAAAAATATGCTGCTATCAGTGCTGAAAAACAAGAAAATTTAATTGAATTAATCGGGGATAAAGCATGGAGTGCAGATATGATTGAAGGAACCCTTACATTTGATAAAGAATTGGTTTTCCCTGCTCAGATTTTAGGCTCTGTTTCACATGTAAACAATACATGGTTATGGATATGGGCTAATAAAAATGCTGAATACAGCGAGAAAATAGCAATACTGGCAAATAACTTAAAAGAATACGGGAATCAGTATTCCATATCTGAACTGTCTTCTCCGTCATTCGATATACTTGAAAATGACAGTCATAAACTTGGTACAATCGCTGTTGGACTTTATGATTATAGTTTTTATTACATAGCCGATTATGGAAATGGAGCAGCTATTTTCGCTGTTGATTCTACAGAAATTAATAAAAACATGAGAAATAACCCTGAAAATGTTTTAAAAATATTTCCAAAACTAATATCAATATTTGAAATGAATCATAGAAATGCTTTCAAACATTATCTTCTGGCAAAAGGATTTTCTATTTCTGAAAATAACTGTAATATAAGCGGTGAACATGGTGATTTTTCTCTTAAAGCTGAATTTGATGAGCTGGGAAGATTAACAAAGTTAGGTGCGGATAAGGTGTAA
- a CDS encoding ROK family transcriptional regulator, protein MEIADSKFIKNINRAVILEEIIKNEPVSRSDLAKITGLNKVTVSSQISDLLDEKLLIEKKSETSPGTSGGKKPILLFLNKKCAYSLGLELKKASVSSVLTNINGEIIHKETFPVKKTSPEFIADKIEEIFNYYTKNIKNSKYGIIGLAVGIHGKIDKNDIIIECNNLKWKNINLKKMLQKKFPDLSINIRNNNYFSVLAEKSFYDIPDAPFIYLNMSAGIGSGIVIDNNILLGVNGLSGEAGHISIELNGRKCYCGRKGCWETYACEGAFLKDLGELKKKNISYEKFLKISDNKEKDEDIISLLSDYENYIFSGLLSIINIFDPKLILIYNRILNVYPALVKNLKKKIYKHNKIETDIELSELREDSCCLGACVSNILEFLNINFLKLKK, encoded by the coding sequence ATGGAGATTGCAGATTCTAAATTTATAAAAAATATAAACCGGGCTGTTATACTTGAAGAAATAATAAAAAACGAACCGGTTTCCAGATCAGATCTGGCTAAAATTACCGGCTTAAATAAAGTTACTGTTTCATCACAAATATCTGATCTTCTTGATGAAAAATTACTTATAGAAAAAAAATCGGAGACTTCCCCGGGGACTTCCGGCGGGAAAAAACCTATTCTGTTATTTCTAAATAAAAAATGTGCATACTCACTGGGACTTGAGCTGAAAAAAGCCTCTGTTTCCTCTGTACTGACTAATATAAACGGTGAAATAATACATAAAGAAACTTTTCCTGTAAAAAAAACTTCCCCTGAATTTATTGCAGATAAAATAGAAGAAATTTTTAATTATTATACTAAAAACATAAAAAATTCAAAATACGGAATTATCGGTCTGGCTGTGGGAATTCACGGGAAAATTGATAAAAATGATATTATTATTGAATGTAATAACTTAAAATGGAAAAATATCAATCTAAAAAAAATGCTCCAGAAAAAGTTTCCTGATCTTAGTATTAATATAAGAAATAATAATTATTTTTCAGTCCTTGCAGAAAAGTCTTTTTATGATATTCCGGATGCTCCGTTTATATACCTGAATATGTCAGCAGGAATCGGCTCGGGAATAGTAATTGATAATAATATCCTCTTGGGGGTAAACGGACTCAGCGGCGAAGCCGGTCATATTTCAATAGAACTAAACGGGCGAAAATGTTACTGCGGCAGAAAGGGCTGCTGGGAAACTTATGCATGTGAAGGTGCATTTTTAAAAGATTTGGGAGAATTGAAAAAAAAGAATATCTCTTATGAAAAATTTTTGAAAATATCTGATAATAAAGAAAAAGATGAAGATATTATATCTCTTCTTTCTGATTACGAAAATTATATTTTCTCAGGACTTCTCAGTATTATAAATATTTTTGACCCAAAGCTGATTTTGATATATAACAGAATTCTTAATGTTTATCCTGCTCTTGTAAAAAATCTGAAAAAGAAAATTTATAAACATAATAAGATTGAGACAGATATTGAACTATCTGAATTAAGAGAAGATTCATGCTGTCTTGGCGCATGTGTTTCAAATATACTTGAGTTTTTAAATATCAATTTTTTAAAACTAAAGAAGTGA